From the genome of Streptomyces sp. V1I1, one region includes:
- the bla gene encoding class A beta-lactamase — protein sequence MSTGGRAYASAPGGDEISRQLRELEQEHSVRLGVFARNTATGRRVLYRPDERFPICSVFKTLATAAVLRDLDHNGEFLARRIRYTEKDVTDSGYAPITGTPEHLAGGMTVAELCAATICYSDNAAGNLLLRELGGPTAITRFCRSIGDGTTRLDRWEPELNSAEPWRVTDTTSPRAIGQTYARLTLGDALTHHDRERLTGWLLANTTSGERFRAGLPADWTLADKTGGGKYGTNNDVGITWPPDRQPIVMAVLTTKHEPDAAADNALVAEAAALLAAALT from the coding sequence ATGTCCACCGGCGGGAGGGCATACGCTTCAGCGCCCGGCGGAGACGAGATCTCCAGGCAGCTGAGGGAGCTTGAGCAGGAGCATTCCGTTCGCCTGGGTGTGTTCGCCCGCAACACGGCCACGGGAAGAAGAGTGCTGTACCGCCCGGACGAACGCTTCCCCATCTGCTCGGTGTTCAAGACGCTCGCCACCGCAGCCGTCCTGCGGGACCTCGACCACAACGGTGAGTTCCTGGCCAGGCGCATCCGGTACACCGAAAAGGACGTCACGGACTCGGGATACGCCCCGATCACGGGTACTCCCGAGCATCTCGCGGGCGGCATGACCGTCGCGGAACTGTGCGCCGCCACCATCTGCTACAGCGACAACGCCGCAGGAAACCTCCTGCTCCGCGAGCTGGGAGGCCCGACCGCCATCACCCGTTTCTGCCGCTCGATCGGGGACGGTACAACCCGGCTCGACCGGTGGGAGCCGGAGCTGAACTCGGCGGAACCGTGGCGCGTGACTGACACCACCAGCCCCCGTGCCATCGGACAGACCTATGCGCGCCTCACTCTCGGCGACGCGCTCACACACCACGACCGGGAACGGCTGACCGGGTGGCTGCTGGCCAACACGACCAGCGGCGAGCGCTTCCGGGCCGGACTTCCTGCGGACTGGACCCTCGCGGACAAGACCGGCGGGGGGAAGTACGGAACCAACAACGACGTGGGCATCACCTGGCCTCCCGACCGGCAACCGATCGTGATGGCCGTCCTCACGACCAAACACGAACCCGACGCGGCGGCGGACAACGCGCTCGTCGCCGAGGCCGCCGCACTTCTGGCGGCGGCACTCACCTGA
- a CDS encoding iron ABC transporter permease, translating into MHAKDPVVRTDPAARPAGTPAPAGRLSAGRRPPAVLLVPATVAALFALLPLGYLAVRSLERGPGFAWNVVANERTAQLLGRSLGLAAVVVTACLLLGVSLAWLTVRTSLPGARVWSVLVTLPLAVPSYVAAFAWLSAFPELAGFSGAALALTLVSFPYVYLPVTAALRGTDPAQEEVSRSLGLGPLRTFLRVTLPQIRPAAAGGAVLVALYVLSDFGAVSLMRYDTFTRGIYTSYRSSFDRTPAAALSVVLVVMTVALVALEARTRGRAGHARTGTGTARRAVPAPLGRWRVPALAWCAAVTAVAVVTPLATLGYWLAVGNSATWDPAGLLDIAATTLGIAAAGAALTTLLALPVGVIAARHRGRTAHLLEQSAYAGHALPGITVALSLVFFAVRYAEPLYQELPLLVCAYAVLFLPVAVAATRTAVLQAPPVLEDVARSLGRSPLRVLREITVPLAAPGVAAGAALTFVVCMKELPATLLLRPTGMDTLATRLWTETGTGSFAAAAPYAAILILLAAVPSYLLGRHRT; encoded by the coding sequence ATGCACGCCAAGGATCCCGTCGTCCGGACGGATCCCGCTGCCCGCCCGGCCGGCACTCCCGCGCCGGCCGGGCGGCTGAGTGCTGGGCGCCGACCGCCGGCCGTCCTGCTGGTGCCGGCCACTGTCGCCGCGCTGTTCGCGCTGCTGCCGCTCGGCTATCTCGCGGTGCGCTCCCTGGAACGCGGCCCCGGCTTCGCCTGGAACGTCGTCGCCAATGAGCGCACCGCCCAGCTGCTCGGCCGCAGTCTCGGGCTCGCCGCCGTCGTTGTGACGGCCTGCCTGCTCCTGGGTGTCTCGCTGGCCTGGCTGACCGTGCGGACCTCGCTGCCCGGCGCCCGCGTCTGGTCGGTGCTGGTCACCCTGCCGCTGGCCGTGCCGAGCTATGTCGCGGCCTTCGCCTGGCTCTCCGCCTTCCCGGAACTGGCGGGCTTCTCGGGAGCCGCGCTGGCGCTGACGCTGGTCAGCTTCCCGTACGTCTACCTGCCGGTCACTGCGGCGCTGCGCGGCACCGATCCGGCACAGGAAGAAGTGTCCCGCTCGCTCGGCCTCGGGCCGCTGCGGACCTTCCTGCGTGTCACGCTGCCCCAGATTCGCCCCGCGGCGGCGGGAGGCGCGGTGCTGGTCGCGCTGTATGTGCTGTCCGACTTCGGCGCGGTCTCCCTGATGCGCTACGACACCTTCACCCGCGGCATCTACACGTCCTACCGGTCAAGTTTCGACCGCACCCCGGCCGCCGCGCTGAGCGTCGTGCTGGTGGTGATGACAGTGGCACTGGTCGCCCTTGAGGCGCGTACGCGGGGACGCGCGGGGCACGCCAGGACCGGTACCGGCACAGCACGCCGCGCCGTGCCCGCACCGCTGGGCCGGTGGCGGGTGCCCGCGCTGGCCTGGTGCGCGGCGGTCACGGCCGTCGCCGTGGTCACTCCGCTGGCCACGCTCGGATACTGGCTGGCCGTCGGCAACTCCGCGACCTGGGACCCGGCCGGACTTCTCGACATCGCGGCCACGACGCTCGGCATCGCCGCCGCGGGCGCCGCACTCACCACGCTGCTCGCCCTGCCCGTCGGGGTGATCGCCGCCCGCCACCGGGGCCGGACCGCGCATCTGCTGGAACAGTCCGCCTACGCGGGCCACGCCCTGCCGGGCATCACCGTCGCGCTGTCCCTGGTCTTCTTCGCCGTCCGCTACGCCGAACCGCTCTACCAGGAACTCCCGTTGCTGGTCTGCGCGTACGCCGTGCTCTTCCTGCCCGTGGCGGTGGCCGCCACCCGCACCGCCGTGCTCCAGGCCCCACCTGTCCTGGAGGACGTCGCACGCTCACTCGGCCGCAGCCCGCTGCGCGTCCTGCGTGAGATCACCGTGCCGCTGGCCGCACCCGGCGTCGCCGCCGGGGCCGCCCTGACCTTCGTGGTCTGCATGAAGGAACTGCCCGCCACCCTGCTGCTGCGCCCCACCGGTATGGACACCCTCGCCACCCGCCTGTGGACGGAGACCGGAACAGGATCGTTCGCCGCCGCCGCCCCGTACGCCGCCATCCTGATCCTGCTGGCCGCCGTCCCCTCCTACCTCCTCGGGAGGCACCGCACATGA
- a CDS encoding DUF6153 family protein, with product MHGLGSAPAAAHMTGHVRTAEPQQVAAVMDAPDECGHDGHGRSGHADHADATCASSGVAGSPVLPALAPAAIGHAEGAEGPITATGSGPDGGRAPPSLSELQLLRI from the coding sequence ATGCACGGCCTCGGGTCCGCACCGGCCGCGGCACATATGACGGGGCATGTGCGTACTGCTGAGCCCCAGCAGGTCGCCGCCGTCATGGACGCGCCGGACGAGTGCGGCCACGACGGTCACGGGCGTAGCGGGCACGCGGATCACGCCGATGCGACGTGTGCCTCAAGCGGCGTGGCCGGGTCTCCCGTGCTTCCCGCCCTCGCCCCGGCAGCGATCGGTCATGCCGAGGGTGCCGAGGGGCCGATCACCGCCACTGGTAGCGGTCCCGACGGAGGCAGGGCGCCTCCCTCTCTCTCAGAATTGCAACTCCTGCGGATTTAA
- a CDS encoding SpoIIE family protein phosphatase, whose protein sequence is MPSDRPGGEKAHGPFWSEPGALLEHVPVAVFGIDDDNLVCYWGPGARDLFGYDSAAVLSKPGAVLFPDAPQGASDSCTLLVERGRTLGYWRGRLAARHRDGTVFDCGFRVFPMTGAGKSSVVMGLASRSDELDRVKTNLAFLDALFETCPIGLVMLDQDLRYVHLNQALADMDGLPIEEHLGRPMDEIMITSDGGEYQRMLRSVAAGGLPVVGTLVGMRTRGRRDRDQVRSVSFFPLSQAVGTPPGVGGLLVDVTDREQAMLEATAGRQRLALLDRAAARIGTTLDMNLTAQELVETAVPDFSDGAVVEVVEWMDEAEVFDPALPLFTRRIASGTILPPPANELVSGVESVSYPPGSVIHDMLRTGRPISAVVNEDFVARTVLIEARARLLAESGLAFILVAPLIARGTVQGLAMFGRSAARPAFTEEDLSLAGELASRAALCLDNARLYSRVQDIALTLQRALLPSALATSPYVQIAHRYVPGSHITEVGGDWYDVISLPGDRVVLVVGDVMGHGVPAAAAMGRLRITAKALARHDHEPDDLLAELDECAQEAGIELATCLYIVYDPTTGRARIASAGHPPPLVLHQDGSVETIDDVLGVPLGIGGYPFGTTEIELPENAILALYTDGLIEARSRDIETGLDALRAELGRASGPLEAMADRILTSLLPDPPADDTVLVLARVHRVRQGDRATLQ, encoded by the coding sequence GTGCCATCTGATCGGCCAGGGGGCGAGAAGGCTCATGGCCCGTTCTGGTCCGAGCCAGGGGCGCTGCTGGAGCACGTGCCTGTGGCTGTCTTCGGTATCGACGACGACAACCTGGTCTGTTACTGGGGGCCTGGCGCTCGCGACCTTTTCGGGTACGACTCCGCCGCGGTCCTGTCTAAGCCTGGTGCCGTTCTCTTCCCCGACGCCCCCCAAGGCGCCTCCGATTCGTGCACCCTTTTGGTGGAGCGGGGCCGGACTCTGGGGTACTGGCGTGGCCGGCTGGCGGCACGGCATCGTGACGGCACGGTCTTCGACTGCGGCTTCCGGGTCTTTCCCATGACCGGTGCCGGGAAAAGTTCGGTGGTCATGGGCTTGGCGAGCCGCAGCGACGAGCTCGATCGGGTCAAGACCAACCTGGCCTTCCTCGACGCGCTCTTCGAGACCTGCCCCATCGGTCTGGTCATGCTCGACCAGGACCTCCGGTACGTCCACCTCAACCAGGCGCTCGCCGACATGGACGGGCTCCCCATCGAGGAGCACCTCGGGCGGCCCATGGACGAGATCATGATCACGTCCGACGGCGGCGAGTACCAGCGCATGCTCCGCTCCGTTGCCGCGGGAGGCCTGCCCGTCGTGGGAACGCTGGTGGGTATGCGCACACGGGGTCGTCGGGACCGTGACCAGGTGCGATCGGTGAGCTTCTTCCCCCTGAGCCAGGCGGTCGGCACGCCGCCCGGCGTGGGCGGGCTGCTGGTGGACGTGACCGACCGGGAGCAGGCCATGCTGGAAGCCACGGCCGGCCGTCAGCGGCTGGCTCTGCTGGACCGGGCCGCTGCCCGGATCGGCACCACCCTGGACATGAACCTCACGGCCCAGGAGCTGGTCGAAACAGCGGTTCCGGACTTCTCCGACGGCGCTGTCGTAGAGGTCGTGGAGTGGATGGACGAGGCCGAGGTATTCGACCCGGCTCTGCCGCTGTTCACCCGCCGGATCGCCTCCGGGACCATCCTGCCGCCTCCCGCCAACGAGCTCGTGAGCGGCGTGGAGAGCGTGAGTTATCCGCCCGGCTCCGTGATCCACGACATGCTGCGAACGGGCCGTCCGATCTCCGCCGTGGTGAACGAGGACTTTGTGGCCCGCACCGTCCTCATCGAGGCGCGCGCACGCCTGCTGGCCGAAAGCGGCCTGGCCTTCATCCTCGTCGCCCCGCTCATCGCCAGGGGCACCGTTCAGGGACTCGCGATGTTCGGCCGGTCCGCGGCCCGGCCGGCGTTCACCGAGGAGGATCTCAGCCTCGCCGGTGAGCTCGCCTCGCGCGCCGCGCTCTGCCTGGACAACGCACGTCTGTACAGCCGAGTACAGGACATCGCGCTCACGCTCCAACGCGCTCTGCTGCCCAGCGCACTGGCGACCAGCCCGTACGTACAGATTGCCCACCGGTATGTACCAGGCAGCCACATCACCGAAGTCGGCGGCGACTGGTACGACGTGATCAGCCTGCCCGGCGACCGGGTCGTCCTGGTGGTGGGCGACGTGATGGGGCATGGGGTGCCGGCCGCCGCCGCCATGGGCAGGCTCCGGATCACCGCCAAGGCTCTGGCCAGGCACGATCACGAACCGGACGACCTGCTCGCCGAGCTCGACGAGTGCGCCCAGGAGGCAGGCATCGAGCTGGCGACGTGCCTCTACATCGTGTACGACCCGACGACCGGCCGCGCCCGGATCGCCAGCGCCGGCCACCCCCCGCCCCTGGTACTCCACCAGGACGGCAGCGTCGAGACCATCGACGACGTTCTGGGAGTCCCTCTCGGCATCGGCGGCTACCCCTTCGGCACGACCGAGATTGAACTCCCGGAGAACGCAATCCTCGCCCTGTACACCGACGGCCTCATCGAGGCACGCAGCCGGGACATCGAGACCGGCCTGGACGCTTTGCGCGCCGAACTGGGCCGAGCGTCGGGGCCGTTGGAGGCGATGGCGGACCGCATCCTCACGAGCCTGCTGCCTGACCCACCGGCCGACGACACGGTTCTCGTCCTCGCCCGCGTCCACCGCGTCCGTCAAGGCGACCGGGCCACACTCCAATGA
- a CDS encoding iron ABC transporter substrate-binding protein: MRRPLVRRLTALVAAALLLPALAGCGNDEDDAGLVIYSGRNEKLVKPLLDELEKAVGTKVAVRYGDSAELAAQILEEGDKTKAGLFFSQDAGALGALSRKGRLQKLPQTSLDQVDAAFRGGAGDWVGTSGRVRVLAYNPGKVTKVPDSVHELTKPEWKGKIGYVPTNASFQAFVTGMRVLEGDEATRTWLKGLKANDPKVYENNLKVLDAVGEGEVSLGLVNHYYWYEQVAEKGEDKVGAKIHFLPGGDPGALVNAAGVGILKGSDQAPVAQKAVDFLLSKKAQTYFAEDTKEYPLAAGVTSTVKDLPPLDSLDAPKIDLGKLESLQETLKMLQDAGMV, encoded by the coding sequence ATGCGACGCCCCTTGGTCCGACGTCTGACCGCGCTCGTCGCGGCAGCCCTGCTTCTGCCCGCGCTCGCGGGCTGCGGCAACGACGAAGACGACGCCGGGCTCGTCATCTACTCCGGCCGCAACGAGAAGCTGGTCAAACCGCTGCTGGACGAGCTGGAGAAGGCTGTCGGCACCAAGGTCGCTGTCCGCTACGGCGACAGCGCCGAGCTGGCTGCCCAGATCCTGGAGGAGGGCGACAAGACCAAGGCCGGGCTGTTCTTCTCCCAGGACGCCGGAGCCCTTGGAGCCCTCTCCAGGAAGGGCCGTCTGCAGAAGCTGCCGCAGACGTCGCTGGACCAGGTCGACGCGGCGTTCCGCGGCGGCGCGGGCGACTGGGTGGGCACCTCCGGGCGCGTGCGCGTCCTCGCGTACAACCCTGGCAAGGTCACCAAAGTGCCGGACAGCGTCCACGAGCTGACCAAGCCGGAGTGGAAGGGCAAGATCGGATACGTCCCGACCAACGCCTCCTTCCAGGCCTTCGTCACGGGCATGCGCGTCCTGGAGGGCGACGAAGCCACCCGCACCTGGCTGAAGGGCCTGAAGGCCAACGATCCGAAGGTGTACGAGAACAACCTCAAGGTGCTGGACGCGGTCGGGGAGGGCGAGGTCTCCCTCGGCCTGGTCAACCACTACTACTGGTACGAGCAGGTCGCCGAGAAGGGCGAGGACAAGGTGGGCGCAAAGATCCACTTCCTGCCGGGCGGCGACCCTGGCGCCCTCGTGAACGCAGCCGGAGTCGGCATCCTCAAGGGCAGCGACCAGGCCCCCGTGGCCCAGAAGGCCGTCGACTTCCTGCTCTCGAAGAAGGCGCAGACCTACTTCGCCGAGGACACCAAGGAATACCCGCTGGCCGCCGGCGTCACCAGCACGGTCAAGGACCTGCCGCCGCTGGACTCCCTCGACGCCCCCAAGATCGACCTCGGCAAGCTCGAATCGCTTCAGGAGACCCTGAAGATGCTGCAGGATGCCGGGATGGTCTGA
- a CDS encoding ABC transporter ATP-binding protein produces the protein MTALQITGVSKAYGPDAAVLKGVDLTVPGGALAAVLGPSGCGKTTLLRIIAGFLRADSGTITVAGRTLTAPGLNLPPESRSIGIVPQEGALFPHLSVARNVAFGLTGTDRGKRRSRSEEMLELVGLGGYGNRMPHELSGGQQQRVALARALAPKPALVLLDEPFNALDSSLRAGVRADVRAALHATGATAVLVTHDQQEALSTADLVAVVRNGKVAQCDTPQEVYQHPADPWVARFVGDAVLLPATAANGTATTALGRLPLAPTAGDSRTGTVLLRPEQLQLTETATAVQGTVTEVSFYGHDAMVTVDVDGLTSPVDIRVAGPVAVRPGQRTGIHVTGEATLHS, from the coding sequence ATGACCGCTCTGCAGATCACCGGAGTGTCCAAGGCCTACGGCCCGGACGCGGCCGTCCTCAAGGGGGTGGACCTCACCGTCCCCGGCGGCGCGCTCGCTGCCGTGCTCGGTCCGTCCGGCTGCGGCAAGACCACCCTGCTCCGCATCATCGCCGGCTTCCTGCGCGCCGACTCGGGCACCATCACGGTCGCAGGACGCACCCTGACCGCCCCAGGGCTGAACCTGCCACCGGAGAGCCGGAGCATCGGCATCGTCCCGCAGGAAGGCGCGCTCTTCCCGCACTTGAGCGTCGCTCGCAACGTCGCCTTCGGCCTGACCGGCACCGATCGCGGCAAGCGCCGCAGCCGGTCGGAAGAGATGCTCGAACTCGTCGGCCTGGGCGGATACGGCAACCGGATGCCCCATGAACTCTCCGGCGGTCAGCAGCAACGCGTCGCCCTGGCCCGAGCCCTGGCACCAAAACCCGCGCTGGTCCTGCTCGATGAGCCGTTCAACGCCCTCGACAGCTCCCTGCGCGCGGGAGTCCGGGCAGATGTCCGCGCCGCCCTGCACGCCACCGGCGCCACCGCCGTTCTGGTCACCCACGACCAACAGGAAGCCCTCTCCACGGCCGACCTCGTCGCGGTCGTACGAAACGGGAAGGTCGCCCAGTGCGACACGCCCCAGGAGGTCTACCAGCACCCCGCCGACCCCTGGGTGGCCCGTTTCGTCGGCGACGCCGTACTTCTGCCGGCAACCGCCGCCAACGGCACAGCCACCACCGCGCTGGGCCGGTTGCCCCTCGCACCGACCGCCGGGGACAGCCGCACCGGGACCGTTCTCCTGCGGCCCGAGCAACTGCAACTCACCGAAACCGCAACGGCAGTCCAGGGCACCGTGACCGAGGTGAGCTTCTACGGCCACGACGCCATGGTCACCGTCGACGTCGACGGGCTGACGAGTCCGGTGGACATCCGAGTCGCCGGTCCCGTTGCCGTACGCCCCGGCCAGCGCACCGGCATCCACGTCACGGGCGAGGCGACCCTGCACTCCTGA
- a CDS encoding DUF305 domain-containing protein: MNAHHKLIRRTALVAATGVAALVLAACGGGGHDMGSMKPGSSSSATTAPAKAGDHSAADVSFSMEMIQHHRQAVEMAELAATRASSTETKDLATKIKGAQDPEIKTLSGWLTSWGEEVPADMTGTGHDMSPSMPGMMSTDDMDELKKAKGAEFDKAFAEMMIKHHEGAIEMAKTEKAEGKYDPAKNLADDVIKAQTAEIEQMNKMLGRS; encoded by the coding sequence ATGAACGCGCACCACAAGCTGATCCGTCGTACCGCCCTCGTCGCCGCCACCGGAGTGGCTGCCCTGGTCTTGGCCGCCTGTGGCGGTGGCGGGCACGACATGGGGTCCATGAAGCCCGGCTCCTCGTCGTCCGCCACCACGGCACCGGCGAAGGCAGGGGACCACAGCGCGGCGGATGTCTCCTTTTCCATGGAGATGATCCAGCACCACCGCCAGGCGGTGGAGATGGCCGAACTGGCTGCCACGCGCGCCTCGTCCACCGAGACCAAGGACCTGGCCACGAAGATCAAGGGCGCCCAGGACCCCGAGATCAAGACCTTGTCCGGCTGGCTCACCTCGTGGGGCGAGGAGGTCCCCGCCGACATGACCGGCACGGGCCACGACATGTCGCCGTCCATGCCCGGCATGATGAGCACGGACGACATGGACGAGCTGAAGAAGGCGAAGGGCGCCGAGTTCGACAAGGCGTTCGCCGAGATGATGATCAAGCATCACGAGGGCGCCATCGAAATGGCCAAGACCGAGAAGGCGGAGGGCAAGTACGACCCCGCCAAGAATCTGGCCGACGATGTGATCAAGGCTCAGACGGCCGAGATCGAGCAGATGAACAAGATGCTCGGCAGGAGCTGA
- a CDS encoding glutamate synthase subunit beta, with product MTDPHGFLKTPRRPSVARPVEERLSDWNEVHTGQTLLPLVSEQAGRCMDCGIPFCHSGCPLGNLIPEWNAYAARGDWRAAAERLHATNNFPEFTGRLCPAPCEDACVLAINADPVTIKNVEQAIADQIWERGYAPPQPPQRLSGKTVAVIGSGPAGLAAAQQLTRIGHTVAVYERADRIGGLLRYGIPEFKMEKRHLDRRIEQMRAEGTKFRTGVKVGSDLDATELRRRHDAVVVAVGATERREISVPGRELCGIHQAMDYLTLANRVTEGDYAAPPVTAEGKHVVIIGGGDTGSDCLGTVLRQGAASVVQLDINPEPGGARPDSEPWPTVHPKVYRISHAHEEARGREGTDPRLFSCATFRFEGNRAGHVRAVHLTEVEPEARRPRQGTERMIPAELVLLALGFSGPERGSGVMEQLGLTLDGRGNFARDAGFAAVAAQAKQTDRVKAEGVFVAGDSGRGQSLVVWAIAEGRAAAAATDLYLTGSTVLPAPIAPTDRPMAV from the coding sequence ATGACCGACCCCCACGGCTTCCTCAAGACCCCCCGTCGGCCCAGTGTGGCGCGCCCCGTCGAGGAACGCCTGAGCGACTGGAACGAGGTCCACACAGGACAGACGCTGCTGCCGCTCGTCTCCGAGCAGGCAGGGCGCTGCATGGACTGCGGCATACCGTTCTGCCACAGCGGCTGCCCGCTGGGGAATCTCATCCCCGAGTGGAACGCGTACGCGGCGCGGGGCGACTGGCGGGCCGCGGCCGAGCGGCTGCACGCGACCAACAACTTCCCTGAGTTCACCGGGCGACTCTGCCCGGCGCCGTGTGAGGATGCCTGTGTACTGGCCATCAATGCCGATCCAGTCACGATCAAGAACGTCGAGCAGGCCATCGCCGACCAGATCTGGGAGCGCGGGTACGCGCCACCGCAGCCGCCGCAGCGGCTGAGCGGGAAGACGGTCGCTGTCATCGGCTCCGGACCCGCGGGACTGGCGGCGGCGCAACAGCTCACCCGAATCGGCCACACCGTCGCCGTCTACGAGCGCGCCGACCGCATCGGCGGGCTGCTGCGCTACGGCATCCCCGAGTTCAAGATGGAGAAGCGGCACCTGGACCGCCGTATCGAGCAGATGCGTGCAGAGGGCACGAAGTTCCGCACCGGTGTGAAGGTCGGCAGCGATCTGGACGCCACCGAGCTCAGGAGGCGCCACGACGCGGTGGTCGTAGCTGTCGGGGCCACGGAGCGGCGGGAAATCTCCGTACCCGGCCGCGAGCTGTGCGGCATCCATCAGGCAATGGACTACCTGACCCTCGCCAACCGGGTCACGGAGGGCGACTATGCAGCGCCCCCCGTCACCGCCGAGGGCAAGCACGTGGTGATCATCGGCGGCGGGGACACGGGATCGGACTGCCTGGGCACCGTGCTGCGCCAGGGCGCGGCCTCCGTGGTGCAGCTGGACATAAACCCCGAGCCGGGTGGCGCCCGGCCGGACAGCGAGCCCTGGCCCACCGTCCATCCGAAGGTCTACCGGATCTCCCATGCCCATGAAGAGGCCCGGGGGCGGGAGGGTACGGATCCGAGGCTCTTCTCCTGCGCCACCTTCCGCTTCGAGGGGAACCGGGCCGGCCACGTGCGCGCGGTGCACCTGACGGAAGTGGAGCCTGAGGCCAGAAGGCCGCGGCAGGGCACCGAGCGGATGATCCCGGCCGAGCTGGTGCTGCTCGCCCTCGGCTTCTCCGGTCCCGAGCGGGGCAGCGGCGTGATGGAGCAGCTCGGGCTTACGCTGGATGGGCGGGGAAACTTCGCGCGGGACGCCGGCTTCGCGGCCGTAGCAGCGCAGGCGAAGCAGACAGATCGCGTCAAGGCGGAGGGCGTGTTCGTCGCGGGCGACTCGGGACGCGGCCAATCGCTGGTGGTGTGGGCCATCGCGGAGGGACGGGCCGCAGCGGCGGCCACCGACCTCTATCTCACCGGCTCCACCGTGCTCCCGGCCCCGATCGCCCCGACGGACCGGCCCATGGCGGTGTGA
- a CDS encoding DUF1232 domain-containing protein, with amino-acid sequence MRTELWVVVAVAAALIVTTVVLAGMLLVRLVRARRLLRDAGIPVENKMIFWGALIYLASPVDLLPDPVLLDDIGFLLLAVRSLQSAADSAGVARRR; translated from the coding sequence ATGCGTACCGAACTGTGGGTGGTGGTGGCGGTCGCCGCTGCCCTGATCGTCACCACCGTGGTGCTGGCCGGCATGCTCCTGGTCAGACTCGTGAGGGCACGGCGGCTGCTGCGGGACGCGGGAATTCCCGTCGAGAACAAGATGATCTTCTGGGGTGCCCTGATCTACCTGGCGAGTCCGGTTGACCTGCTGCCCGACCCGGTCCTCCTGGACGACATCGGCTTTCTGCTGCTCGCGGTGCGTTCGCTCCAGTCCGCGGCGGACAGTGCGGGCGTCGCCCGCAGACGCTGA
- a CDS encoding trypsin-like serine protease yields the protein MKSYLKHLRTTTAIGAVALAAFSLQPGAANAASTPTPRGDVGTKVVGGTKADQGEFAFMVRLSMGCGGALYAKDIVLTAAHCVDGSGPNTGITATAGVVDLEDSNAISVKSTEVLQAPGYNGKGKDWALIKLEKPIDLPTLPIAGDDKFNTGDFDIAGWGADKEGGSQQRYLLKAKVPSIDDATCQKAYGDQLTPGEELCAGILDTGGVDTCQGDSGGPMFRKDDAGAWIQVGIVSWGEGCARPGKPGVYTEVSTFAADIKQAADGLGG from the coding sequence TTGAAGAGCTACCTGAAGCACCTCAGGACGACCACCGCGATCGGTGCCGTCGCCCTCGCCGCCTTCAGCCTCCAGCCCGGCGCGGCCAACGCCGCGTCCACACCGACCCCACGCGGTGACGTAGGCACGAAGGTCGTCGGCGGGACCAAGGCCGATCAGGGTGAATTTGCGTTCATGGTCCGCCTGTCCATGGGCTGTGGCGGCGCGCTGTACGCCAAGGACATCGTTCTGACCGCCGCCCACTGCGTCGACGGCAGCGGCCCGAACACCGGCATCACCGCGACGGCGGGCGTCGTCGACCTGGAGGACTCCAACGCGATAAGCGTGAAGTCCACCGAGGTCCTCCAGGCGCCCGGGTACAACGGCAAGGGCAAGGACTGGGCGCTGATCAAGCTCGAGAAGCCGATCGATCTGCCGACCCTGCCGATCGCCGGCGACGACAAGTTCAACACCGGTGACTTCGACATCGCCGGCTGGGGCGCGGACAAGGAAGGCGGCAGCCAGCAGCGCTATCTGCTCAAGGCCAAGGTCCCGTCCATCGACGACGCCACCTGTCAGAAGGCGTACGGCGACCAGCTGACCCCCGGCGAAGAGCTCTGCGCCGGGATTCTGGACACCGGCGGCGTCGACACCTGCCAGGGCGACTCCGGCGGCCCCATGTTCCGCAAGGACGACGCGGGCGCCTGGATCCAGGTCGGCATCGTCAGCTGGGGCGAGGGCTGCGCGCGCCCGGGCAAGCCCGGCGTCTACACCGAGGTGAGCACCTTCGCGGCGGACATCAAGCAGGCCGCCGACGGGCTGGGCGGCTGA